A single window of Rickettsiella endosymbiont of Dermanyssus gallinae DNA harbors:
- a CDS encoding integration host factor subunit alpha, producing the protein MNKVLTKADLISCLRQQDPNLSGALATQLTDAFFEEIIDALEKGEDVKLSGLGSFRLRNKKARPGRNPKTGVNTIISSRNVVLFQASQKLKATLKTKSS; encoded by the coding sequence ATGAATAAAGTCTTAACCAAAGCAGACTTAATTTCTTGCTTAAGGCAACAAGACCCTAATTTAAGTGGTGCTTTAGCCACGCAATTAACGGATGCGTTTTTTGAAGAAATTATTGATGCGCTTGAAAAAGGCGAGGATGTAAAGCTTTCAGGATTAGGCAGCTTCCGTCTTAGAAATAAAAAAGCACGTCCAGGGCGGAATCCAAAGACAGGCGTTAATACCATTATTTCATCACGCAATGTGGTACTCTTTCAAGCAAGTCAGAAATTAAAAGCAACGCTAAAAACTAAATCCTCTTAA
- a CDS encoding helix-turn-helix transcriptional regulator, with protein sequence MAHGKNRELAWYKTLIDQEQFLNSQAKLSLIKRGVDKPTDLQLRLETLLLSHKSLKNTVFLGNLSEKELICLTLTAWGVEAKEIAAMLYIEKDSVHKIHARICKKLNAKNVPNAVFKADEAEFLTIDNIDYIVDFILEFKNKNKYLSKINKETTVNKIDDLRNNTQPSYSNNNDFISDTTLPSRSHHE encoded by the coding sequence ATGGCTCACGGTAAAAATAGAGAATTAGCTTGGTATAAGACCCTCATAGATCAAGAGCAATTTCTTAATTCTCAAGCTAAATTATCTCTTATTAAAAGAGGAGTTGATAAGCCTACAGATTTACAATTACGTCTAGAAACATTATTGCTTTCACATAAAAGCCTAAAAAATACTGTTTTTTTAGGTAACCTTTCAGAAAAAGAGCTTATTTGCCTTACTTTGACGGCATGGGGAGTAGAGGCGAAAGAAATAGCAGCCATGTTGTATATAGAGAAAGACTCTGTGCATAAAATTCATGCCAGAATCTGTAAAAAATTAAATGCAAAAAATGTTCCTAATGCCGTATTTAAAGCAGATGAAGCAGAATTTTTAACTATAGATAATATCGATTATATTGTCGATTTTATCCTAGAGTTCAAAAATAAAAATAAATATTTATCCAAAATAAATAAAGAAACGACAGTCAATAAGATTGACGATCTAAGAAATAATACCCAGCCATCCTACTCTAATAATAATGACTTTATAAGCGATACTACTTTACCCTCCAGGAGTCATCATGAGTAA
- a CDS encoding helix-turn-helix transcriptional regulator, with product MSNDISKDDIYKQIMEMPEHSHYAKDLNFSYIADGCNESTAKYADVDSPKNLHGKTDFQLIWADTSAESFIKGDIKTLRGRPQVGEKELVHVFNGIDEFLITKTKLFNNKGEVRGIIGSSVRLVGLGVTEIKGKIDIEKRRLNLGKAFNYQNLTIRQTEVFKELMEGHSTEEIAIKLNLRPGTIRFIIKELQSITGCRSLYSLIITAVKYGWQYLMKDYIFFKK from the coding sequence ATGAGTAATGATATTAGCAAAGATGATATTTATAAACAGATAATGGAAATGCCAGAGCATAGCCATTATGCTAAAGACCTTAATTTTAGTTATATCGCTGATGGTTGTAATGAATCAACAGCAAAATATGCTGATGTTGATTCTCCTAAAAATTTACATGGAAAAACGGATTTTCAGTTAATTTGGGCTGATACTTCAGCAGAATCATTTATAAAAGGTGATATAAAAACATTAAGAGGAAGGCCTCAAGTTGGAGAAAAGGAGTTAGTACATGTATTTAATGGAATCGATGAATTTTTAATTACAAAAACGAAATTATTTAATAACAAAGGGGAAGTGAGGGGTATTATTGGGAGTAGCGTACGTCTTGTTGGGCTTGGAGTAACTGAAATAAAGGGGAAAATTGATATTGAAAAAAGAAGATTAAATTTAGGAAAGGCTTTTAACTACCAAAATTTAACGATAAGACAAACTGAAGTTTTTAAGGAATTAATGGAAGGGCATTCTACAGAAGAAATAGCTATTAAATTGAATCTTAGACCTGGAACAATAAGATTTATTATCAAAGAATTGCAAAGTATAACGGGATGCAGATCTTTATATTCTCTAATAATTACGGCTGTAAAATATGGCTGGCAGTATTTAATGAAAGATTACATTTTTTTTAAAAAATAA
- a CDS encoding Rpn family recombination-promoting nuclease/putative transposase, whose translation MSTPTPHDAIFRKFFSDIEIANSFFEAYLPEKIKKKCDFSTLKIEPGSFVDDDLSQHHSDILYSLKVAGHKGYVYINVEHQSTPKELMPIRMFRYKLGIIKQHLDQGHKKAPAVIPILFYHGRSPYPYSLKLIDCFEDKEFAKEHFFDDPIAIDINLMPDEEIYTHKKLALLEIVQKHIFTRDLDTIADKLAKLVESIQPEHDLFNGLVYYMLLKGETPNVNKLIEKLKSIEDYREDVMNAAQQLKQQGLQQGREEARQGLLAIAEKLLTEASMSPQAVQKLTGLPKKEIMDLVSH comes from the coding sequence ATGAGTACGCCAACTCCTCACGATGCCATCTTTAGGAAATTTTTTAGTGATATTGAAATAGCTAATAGTTTTTTTGAAGCTTATCTACCGGAAAAAATTAAGAAAAAATGTGATTTTTCTACTCTTAAAATTGAGCCAGGTTCATTCGTCGACGATGACTTAAGTCAACACCATTCAGATATTTTATATTCTTTAAAGGTAGCGGGTCACAAAGGTTACGTATACATCAATGTCGAACACCAAAGCACACCTAAAGAACTAATGCCTATTCGTATGTTTCGCTACAAGTTGGGTATTATAAAACAGCATCTTGACCAAGGACATAAAAAAGCACCAGCCGTTATACCTATCCTTTTTTATCACGGGAGAAGCCCGTATCCGTATAGTTTAAAGCTTATCGATTGCTTTGAAGACAAGGAATTTGCAAAAGAGCATTTTTTTGATGACCCCATAGCTATAGATATAAACCTAATGCCGGATGAAGAGATATATACGCACAAGAAACTCGCTCTCTTAGAAATTGTGCAAAAACACATCTTTACCAGAGATTTAGATACTATTGCTGATAAACTGGCTAAATTAGTGGAATCTATCCAACCTGAGCATGATTTGTTTAATGGATTAGTTTATTATATGCTTTTGAAGGGTGAAACGCCCAATGTTAATAAGCTTATCGAGAAGCTTAAATCTATCGAAGATTACCGAGAGGATGTCATGAATGCAGCACAACAACTAAAACAACAGGGTCTACAGCAAGGCCGAGAAGAAGCACGGCAGGGGCTATTAGCCATCGCTGAAAAACTACTAACTGAAGCAAGCATGTCCCCACAAGCAGTCCAAAAGCTAACCGGTTTACCTAAAAAGGAAATCATGGATTTGGTTAGCCATTAA
- a CDS encoding response regulator — MNKKQEQETIEIQVTKKALLIEDHEIIQKIVMNRLEELGYDVELAQNATRAIELLEKKSYSLIVTDIGLPDKSGTEVIEKARLHELNQGTPLIVVTAHANESDREAYLEFGADDVLVKPSDLETLRESIQSCQLTPSYERKLHYKMRVCISDFHENLIIPETKDEFQLFIDRLKVTSDQGLKILQEYRLWIDFENLKDTISKEEESRKMLA, encoded by the coding sequence ATGAATAAAAAACAAGAACAAGAAACTATAGAAATACAGGTGACTAAAAAAGCCTTATTGATAGAAGATCATGAAATTATTCAAAAAATAGTAATGAATCGATTAGAAGAATTAGGCTATGACGTAGAGCTTGCTCAAAATGCAACCCGGGCTATAGAGTTATTAGAAAAAAAATCTTATTCGCTCATTGTAACGGATATCGGACTGCCAGATAAGTCCGGAACTGAGGTTATAGAAAAAGCGCGTCTGCACGAACTAAATCAAGGCACTCCACTTATTGTGGTAACTGCACATGCTAACGAGTCTGATAGGGAAGCTTACCTTGAGTTCGGTGCTGATGATGTTTTAGTTAAGCCCAGTGACTTAGAAACTTTGAGAGAAAGTATTCAATCTTGCCAATTAACTCCGTCTTATGAAAGAAAATTACATTATAAAATGAGGGTTTGTATTTCTGACTTTCATGAAAACCTAATAATCCCTGAAACAAAGGATGAATTTCAATTATTTATTGACCGCTTGAAGGTCACTTCAGATCAAGGCTTAAAGATTTTACAAGAATATCGATTATGGATTGATTTTGAAAACTTAAAAGACACTATTAGTAAGGAGGAAGAAAGTAGAAAAATGCTAGCGTAG